A genomic window from Lactobacillus sp. ESL0677 includes:
- the murD gene encoding UDP-N-acetylmuramoyl-L-alanine--D-glutamate ligase, whose amino-acid sequence MKQIDTYKNKNILVLGLGKSGFAVSTLLLKLGAKLTLNDKADLTQNEHAQELEKMGVRVIGGHHPTELFDQEHFDYLVKNPGIPYENPMVQKATELKVPIITEPEIALSVSEAPYVCVTGSNGKTTTVMLTQQILDNHLAKSGHHAYAVGNIGVPISKVVTTATKNDILVVEISSFQLLGVTDINPRVAAIVDIYHNVHLDYHKTFANYVNAKLNVTRTQSADNYFIANLDQKEILTQEQAATKARIQTFSETDRTADYFIADGYLQSQSEKIIKTSAMKLPGIHNQQNALVAIAISKLMGADDEDIQAVLTTFTGAKHRLQYVMTLDNRKIYNDSKSTNIEAATVAIPSFTEPEVLIAGGLDRGFTFDSLVPLFKKHVKAIVLYGETRYLLADAARKAGIKQIVIENTLQEAVPKAYELTAAGDVLLFSPACASWDQFKTFEDRGNYFVKFVKDLKTK is encoded by the coding sequence ATGAAACAGATTGACACTTATAAGAATAAGAATATTTTGGTTTTAGGGCTGGGAAAGAGCGGTTTTGCAGTAAGTACGTTATTGCTTAAACTTGGTGCAAAGCTGACTTTGAATGATAAGGCCGATTTAACGCAAAATGAACACGCACAGGAATTGGAGAAGATGGGAGTTCGGGTAATTGGCGGACACCATCCAACCGAATTATTTGACCAAGAACACTTTGATTATTTGGTTAAAAATCCGGGTATTCCTTACGAAAACCCAATGGTGCAAAAGGCAACTGAATTAAAAGTGCCAATTATTACCGAGCCTGAAATTGCATTAAGCGTTAGTGAAGCACCGTACGTTTGTGTTACTGGATCAAATGGTAAAACAACAACTGTGATGTTAACACAACAAATTTTGGATAATCATTTGGCTAAAAGTGGCCATCATGCCTATGCTGTAGGTAATATTGGTGTTCCGATTTCTAAAGTAGTCACTACGGCAACTAAGAATGATATTCTTGTAGTTGAAATTTCTAGCTTCCAATTACTGGGAGTAACCGATATTAATCCGCGAGTTGCAGCAATCGTTGATATTTATCATAATGTTCACCTCGATTATCATAAAACTTTTGCCAATTACGTTAATGCCAAGTTGAACGTGACAAGAACTCAGTCTGCAGATAATTACTTTATTGCTAACCTGGATCAAAAAGAGATTTTGACTCAAGAACAAGCTGCTACAAAAGCTCGAATTCAAACTTTCTCAGAAACTGATCGAACTGCTGATTATTTTATTGCGGATGGCTATTTGCAAAGTCAATCAGAAAAGATTATTAAAACTAGTGCAATGAAATTGCCGGGGATTCACAATCAACAAAATGCCTTAGTTGCAATTGCGATTAGTAAGTTGATGGGAGCAGATGACGAAGATATTCAAGCGGTTCTAACTACTTTTACTGGTGCAAAGCACCGTTTGCAATATGTTATGACCCTTGATAACCGTAAAATTTACAATGATTCCAAGTCAACTAATATTGAAGCAGCAACTGTAGCAATTCCATCATTTACTGAGCCTGAAGTGTTAATTGCTGGTGGTCTTGACCGTGGCTTTACCTTTGATTCCTTAGTGCCGCTATTTAAAAAGCACGTTAAAGCAATCGTGCTTTATGGTGAAACGCGCTATTTATTGGCTGATGCTGCTCGTAAAGCTGGAATTAAGCAAATTGTAATTGAAAACACGTTGCAAGAAGCAGTGCCTAAGGCATACGAACTGACTGCTGCTGGAGATGTTTTGTTGTTTTCACCTGCATGTGCTTCATGGGATCAGTTTAAGACCTTTGAAGATCGTGGTAATTACTTTGTAAAGTTTGTTAAGGATTTAAAGACAAAATAA
- the murG gene encoding undecaprenyldiphospho-muramoylpentapeptide beta-N-acetylglucosaminyltransferase produces the protein MRIIFTGGGTGGHIYPIMAIIERLKQRQLATNDEILFVGTKRGLESKIVPAAGVKFTTIEIQGFNRKHLLKNFSTINMFVKATKSAKKILQEFKPDIVLGTGGYVSGAIVYEAAKMGIPTMIHESNSVVGVANKFLGHYVDKICYTFDDAANQFSEKKKLVKTGNPRSQQVLGLNERHINLEAEWNFNPKIPTVLVFGGSRGALAINRVMLQSILKLKNKPYQIVWATGNLYYDKVQEKLQGIDYGTNIKILPYIKDMPAVLPEMTCVISRSGATSIAEFTALGVPAILIPSPNVTHNHQMKNATDLEKAGAALVIAEKDLNPNSFISSIDHILLDTKYANEMSKSSKQLGVPDASDQVIKVMQAIAK, from the coding sequence ATGAGAATTATTTTTACTGGTGGTGGCACTGGCGGCCATATTTATCCAATTATGGCAATTATTGAGCGCTTAAAACAGCGGCAATTGGCGACAAATGATGAAATCTTGTTTGTCGGTACTAAACGTGGCTTGGAATCTAAAATTGTTCCAGCAGCTGGAGTTAAGTTTACAACTATTGAAATTCAGGGTTTTAACCGCAAGCATTTGTTAAAAAATTTCAGTACCATTAATATGTTTGTTAAGGCAACTAAATCTGCTAAAAAGATTTTACAGGAATTTAAGCCGGATATTGTCTTGGGAACTGGTGGTTATGTTAGTGGCGCAATTGTCTATGAAGCTGCCAAGATGGGCATTCCGACAATGATTCACGAATCAAATTCGGTCGTCGGCGTTGCCAACAAGTTTTTAGGGCATTATGTGGACAAGATTTGTTACACCTTTGATGATGCCGCTAACCAATTTTCAGAAAAGAAAAAACTGGTTAAAACAGGCAATCCGCGTTCACAACAAGTTTTAGGTTTGAATGAGAGACATATTAATTTAGAAGCTGAATGGAACTTTAATCCTAAAATTCCAACTGTGCTTGTGTTTGGCGGCTCACGTGGTGCTTTGGCAATTAATCGGGTGATGTTGCAGTCGATATTAAAACTGAAAAATAAACCATATCAAATTGTTTGGGCAACGGGCAATTTGTATTATGATAAAGTGCAGGAGAAGCTGCAGGGAATCGATTATGGTACTAACATTAAAATCTTGCCGTATATCAAGGATATGCCTGCAGTATTACCTGAAATGACTTGTGTGATTTCACGTTCTGGTGCTACCAGTATTGCGGAATTTACCGCATTGGGTGTTCCCGCAATTTTAATCCCTAGTCCTAATGTAACTCATAATCACCAAATGAAAAATGCAACTGATTTAGAAAAAGCGGGTGCGGCATTAGTAATTGCAGAAAAGGATTTAAATCCTAATAGTTTCATTTCTTCAATCGATCATATTTTACTTGACACAAAATATGCAAATGAAATGAGCAAATCATCTAAGCAATTAGGCGTACCTGATGCTTCTGATCAGGTAATCAAAGTGATGCAAGCAATTGCTAAATAA
- a CDS encoding FtsQ-type POTRA domain-containing protein: MSKKRVTKIDPNEKLAHYLDHRADQNRHQHHKNKVSASLNHLHSERKSALVRRLGLIIGIALVAIIGLGYYISPLADVRSVQVQGSDDLPVKEVVATSGIKASGKVCDYLLKQSVISQKLANKYTEVKNARITIQNFNHLIIHINEFKTISYIKTDNRYRKILSHGKLGTRLLPWNMVDHDKPIFVGYSHKVSLKQDLSLFNSLPDDFQEQIKLLSGNTRRKSQVIFVMKDGNVITGNISTLKDKIKYYNKIKSKVKKNSLIDLEVGVFSRPLTASEKKAYGIS; the protein is encoded by the coding sequence ATGTCAAAAAAACGGGTAACCAAGATTGATCCTAACGAAAAATTAGCACATTATCTGGATCATCGGGCTGACCAAAACAGGCATCAGCACCATAAAAATAAGGTTTCTGCCTCGCTTAATCACTTACACAGTGAGCGTAAATCAGCATTAGTTAGACGCTTAGGCTTGATTATTGGTATTGCTTTGGTGGCAATTATTGGTTTAGGTTATTATATTTCTCCTCTAGCTGATGTTAGAAGTGTTCAGGTTCAAGGCAGTGATGACTTACCAGTTAAAGAAGTGGTTGCAACATCAGGAATTAAGGCTAGTGGTAAGGTTTGTGATTATCTACTTAAACAGTCGGTAATTAGTCAAAAGTTAGCCAATAAATATACAGAAGTTAAAAATGCTCGGATTACGATCCAAAATTTTAATCACCTAATTATCCATATCAATGAATTTAAAACAATTAGTTATATTAAAACGGATAATAGGTACCGTAAAATTCTTTCACATGGTAAACTAGGTACAAGGCTCTTACCATGGAACATGGTGGATCATGATAAGCCGATTTTTGTAGGTTATAGTCATAAAGTTTCTTTAAAACAGGATCTTTCGTTATTTAATAGTTTACCCGACGATTTTCAGGAACAAATTAAGTTATTAAGTGGTAATACTAGACGTAAATCTCAGGTTATTTTTGTAATGAAGGATGGCAATGTAATTACCGGCAATATTTCTACTCTCAAAGATAAAATAAAGTACTATAATAAAATCAAATCTAAAGTAAAGAAGAATAGTTTAATTGATTTAGAAGTAGGGGTTTTTAGTAGACCGCTAACAGCAAGTGAGAAGAAGGCTTATGGCATATCGTAA
- the ftsA gene encoding cell division protein FtsA, which translates to MDNSNLLVGLDIGTTSVKAVVADSGKVIGAVAIPNKGMRHGNIVDIDETASAISRALKEIADKTNARIYSVVTGIPVGLLQLETASDLINVSDNGQEVGNSDVKRVLRAAVKSAVKNEREPIAFLPSRFLIDGKTEVDDPRKMIAHSLAVQGILLTAPASPLHNIKKAIERAGYQNNFFVPTPLAIASVALDESERTFGSIILDLGGGVTTATVIHDGQIKYANIDFEGGSDISNDISVVLSTSKKDAEQIKLDYGYADPELASEKDKFAVNSVGTDGQQMVDEVYLSNIINARLMQTIGRIGKGLAKHDALKLPGGIIITGGNSLLQGIDNIVANTLKVKTRIYQPDQIGMRNPVYSAAYGIVNYSYKMSDIDFLVISAIYGKSLVGQTDDEPKRENVKKSQRPTTASETKVKEEYNRHELRKQDKTAQHKQTNNNQNKNKGIKNFLKKFFD; encoded by the coding sequence TTGGACAATTCAAATTTATTAGTAGGCCTTGATATAGGTACTACAAGCGTGAAGGCAGTAGTCGCCGATTCCGGTAAAGTGATTGGCGCGGTTGCAATTCCTAACAAGGGGATGCGGCATGGTAATATCGTTGATATTGATGAGACAGCAAGTGCGATTAGTCGTGCACTGAAAGAAATTGCCGATAAGACAAATGCGCGGATTTATAGCGTGGTTACGGGAATTCCTGTAGGCCTTTTGCAACTTGAAACAGCCAGTGATCTGATTAATGTTAGTGATAATGGTCAAGAAGTTGGTAATAGCGACGTTAAGCGTGTTTTACGGGCTGCAGTCAAATCTGCAGTTAAAAATGAACGGGAGCCAATAGCGTTTTTACCGAGTCGATTTTTAATTGATGGAAAAACCGAAGTTGATGACCCCCGGAAGATGATTGCGCATTCCCTTGCAGTTCAAGGAATTTTGCTGACGGCTCCAGCTAGTCCATTGCATAATATTAAAAAAGCAATTGAACGTGCTGGCTACCAGAACAATTTCTTTGTGCCAACCCCTCTGGCTATTGCAAGTGTTGCTCTTGACGAAAGTGAACGTACTTTTGGATCAATTATCCTTGACTTAGGCGGCGGTGTGACTACCGCGACTGTTATTCATGACGGTCAAATTAAGTATGCAAACATTGATTTTGAAGGCGGCAGTGATATTAGCAATGATATTTCGGTTGTCCTTAGTACTTCCAAAAAGGATGCAGAGCAGATTAAACTCGATTATGGCTATGCTGATCCGGAATTAGCTTCAGAAAAAGACAAGTTTGCAGTTAACAGTGTTGGCACTGATGGTCAGCAAATGGTTGATGAGGTGTACTTGAGTAATATTATTAACGCTCGTTTAATGCAAACAATTGGGCGAATTGGTAAAGGTTTAGCTAAGCATGATGCATTAAAATTACCGGGTGGGATTATTATCACCGGTGGTAACAGTTTGCTTCAAGGAATTGATAACATCGTTGCTAATACTTTAAAGGTGAAAACACGGATTTATCAGCCTGATCAGATTGGTATGCGCAATCCTGTATATTCTGCAGCCTATGGTATTGTTAACTACTCGTATAAAATGTCTGATATTGATTTTTTGGTTATCAGTGCAATTTATGGTAAGAGTCTCGTTGGTCAAACTGACGATGAGCCCAAGCGGGAGAATGTAAAAAAATCGCAAAGACCGACGACTGCTAGTGAAACCAAAGTAAAAGAAGAATATAATAGACATGAGTTGCGAAAACAAGATAAAACAGCGCAGCACAAACAAACAAATAATAATCAAAATAAAAATAAAGGCATTAAGAACTTCTTGAAAAAGTTCTTTGATTAA
- the ftsZ gene encoding cell division protein FtsZ: MDFTFDSDDNKNAVIKVIGVGGAGGNAVNRMIDDGVQGVSFVAANTDVQALNSNKAETKIQLGPKLTRGLGAGSHPEVGQKAAEESEQTIEDALKGADMIFITAGMGGGTGTGAAPIVAKIARETGALTVGVVTRPFTFEGPKRSKNATEGIAQLKQYVDTLVIIANNRLLEMVDKKTPMMDAFKEADNVLKQGVQGISDLITSTDYVNLDFADVKTVMANQGAALMGIGRASGENRTVEATKLAISSPLLEVSIDGAKQVLLNITGGPDLTLFEAQDASEIVSKAAGDDVNIIFGTSINPNLGDEVVVTVIATGISSQAEEEASKQLPGRSHQVKPQQQVSDVTREKAKLQNQQVNREQAAEQTQVKSAPKHEPMVDPTSVWGLNNDSHETRRSTPNISQNDGFDSFDDDDQSSISQIETSAQDDDTDDIPFFRHRSEN, translated from the coding sequence ATGGATTTTACGTTCGATTCAGACGACAATAAAAATGCTGTCATCAAAGTAATTGGTGTCGGCGGTGCAGGTGGCAACGCTGTCAATCGAATGATTGATGATGGCGTGCAAGGAGTTTCCTTTGTTGCTGCAAACACAGATGTTCAGGCGCTTAACAGTAATAAAGCAGAAACCAAAATTCAGTTAGGGCCTAAATTGACTAGAGGACTGGGTGCTGGCTCGCATCCAGAAGTTGGTCAAAAGGCAGCTGAAGAAAGTGAACAAACAATTGAGGATGCCCTTAAAGGTGCTGATATGATCTTTATCACTGCCGGAATGGGTGGTGGTACCGGTACTGGTGCCGCTCCAATTGTTGCTAAGATTGCCCGTGAAACTGGCGCTTTGACTGTTGGGGTAGTAACCCGCCCATTCACTTTTGAAGGCCCTAAACGTTCTAAGAACGCAACTGAAGGTATTGCTCAATTAAAGCAATATGTTGATACATTAGTTATTATCGCTAATAATCGCTTACTTGAAATGGTTGATAAAAAGACACCAATGATGGATGCCTTTAAAGAAGCCGACAATGTCTTAAAGCAGGGCGTTCAGGGTATTTCTGATTTGATTACCTCAACTGACTATGTTAACTTGGACTTCGCTGACGTTAAGACAGTGATGGCTAACCAAGGTGCTGCTTTGATGGGAATTGGCCGTGCTAGTGGCGAAAACAGAACGGTTGAAGCTACTAAATTAGCAATTTCCTCACCACTACTTGAAGTTTCGATTGATGGTGCTAAGCAAGTATTGTTAAACATTACTGGTGGTCCAGACTTAACATTGTTTGAAGCTCAGGATGCTTCCGAAATTGTATCTAAGGCAGCTGGCGACGATGTTAACATTATCTTTGGTACATCGATTAACCCTAACTTGGGTGATGAAGTTGTCGTAACTGTAATTGCAACTGGAATTAGTTCTCAAGCTGAAGAAGAAGCTTCTAAGCAGCTTCCAGGTCGCAGTCATCAAGTTAAACCACAACAGCAGGTAAGTGATGTTACTCGTGAAAAGGCAAAACTGCAAAACCAACAAGTAAATCGTGAACAGGCTGCAGAACAAACACAGGTTAAATCTGCCCCAAAACATGAACCGATGGTTGATCCAACTAGTGTTTGGGGATTGAATAATGACAGTCACGAAACAAGACGATCAACACCAAATATTAGCCAAAATGATGGTTTTGATTCATTTGATGATGATGATCAGAGCAGTATTTCACAAATTGAAACTAGTGCCCAAGATGATGATACTGATGATATTCCATTTTTTAGGCACCGTAGTGAGAACTAA
- the sepF gene encoding cell division protein SepF has translation MAFSKIGKFFGISDEDDDMLDGEEYLDDQEIGNDTIPANTIDHDKVVSIKSGMNAAKSKIVLYEPRVYSDAKDVAQNLLNNKAVIINFSRMEDTSARRIVDFITGTVYALNGEIQRIGDKIFLATPPKFVTNGKISELVDKKDNLS, from the coding sequence TTGGCTTTTAGTAAAATAGGTAAATTTTTCGGCATTTCTGATGAAGACGATGACATGCTTGATGGTGAAGAATATCTTGATGATCAAGAAATTGGCAACGACACTATTCCAGCCAATACGATTGATCATGATAAGGTGGTTTCGATTAAGTCAGGGATGAATGCTGCTAAAAGTAAAATTGTCCTCTATGAGCCACGAGTTTATTCTGATGCTAAGGATGTCGCCCAAAATTTGCTGAATAACAAGGCAGTAATCATTAATTTTAGTAGAATGGAAGATACATCTGCTAGACGAATTGTTGATTTTATCACAGGAACGGTATATGCTCTTAATGGTGAAATTCAACGCATTGGTGATAAAATATTTTTAGCAACACCGCCTAAGTTTGTCACTAATGGGAAAATTAGTGAATTAGTTGATAAGAAAGATAACTTAAGTTAA
- a CDS encoding YggT family protein, with translation MLTIISYILSVINWLIWLYSIIMVIDAIMSWVPFLRDSAVGRILNRIIDPYLNIFRKGPVQRLSYATGLDLSFLLGLLVLYFVQDYALNWLANILFRVLGL, from the coding sequence ATGCTCACAATAATTTCTTATATTTTAAGTGTAATCAACTGGCTGATTTGGCTTTACAGCATCATTATGGTGATTGATGCAATCATGAGTTGGGTACCGTTCTTACGGGATTCAGCTGTTGGTAGAATTCTTAATCGCATAATTGATCCTTACCTGAATATTTTTCGTAAGGGGCCAGTTCAAAGATTATCTTACGCAACTGGGTTAGATTTGTCTTTCCTATTAGGATTATTAGTTCTTTATTTCGTGCAGGATTACGCTCTTAATTGGTTAGCTAACATTCTCTTTCGGGTGCTAGGCTTATGA
- a CDS encoding YlmH/Sll1252 family protein — translation MMKRQASSFYPHFDSEEKSTVDKMVGFFNQVIFKHEAILTNFLDPAQRDILKTVTGGDLLVQEFGGYTDAEKKRVYLSEDWVNLMPADYQVTACEIHYPSKFTQLTHSSILGTLANSGVETDSFGDIITDGAGKWQFFVKSELLDFFTQQIDRIGRTQVKVRSVSPKEILVPEDDSQIVSLIVASLRIDAVLAGISKNSRGQLKDAINANLVKLNWHGVKDSNIIVKVGDVLSLRHFGRSQVMDITTTKKGKYRVVLKLWQTKKHKQKD, via the coding sequence ATGATGAAAAGACAGGCAAGCAGCTTTTACCCACACTTTGATTCGGAAGAAAAGTCGACTGTTGACAAAATGGTCGGCTTTTTTAATCAAGTTATTTTTAAGCACGAGGCAATTCTAACGAACTTTTTAGATCCAGCACAAAGGGATATTTTAAAAACGGTCACTGGTGGTGACTTGTTGGTGCAGGAATTTGGTGGTTACACCGATGCGGAGAAAAAGCGCGTTTATTTAAGTGAAGATTGGGTCAATTTAATGCCTGCAGATTATCAGGTAACGGCTTGTGAAATTCATTATCCTAGTAAATTTACCCAGTTAACTCATAGTTCAATTTTAGGAACATTGGCTAATTCTGGTGTTGAGACAGATAGTTTTGGGGATATTATTACTGATGGCGCTGGTAAATGGCAGTTTTTTGTAAAAAGTGAACTGCTCGACTTTTTTACGCAGCAGATTGACCGCATTGGGCGCACGCAGGTTAAGGTACGTTCAGTTTCACCAAAAGAAATTTTAGTGCCAGAAGATGATAGTCAAATTGTTTCGCTAATTGTTGCTTCGCTTAGAATTGACGCGGTTTTAGCTGGTATTAGTAAGAATAGTCGGGGGCAATTAAAAGACGCAATTAATGCTAATTTGGTAAAATTAAATTGGCATGGAGTGAAGGATTCTAATATAATAGTAAAAGTAGGTGATGTTCTCAGCTTAAGGCACTTTGGAAGAAGTCAAGTTATGGACATTACAACAACTAAAAAAGGTAAATATAGGGTGGTGCTAAAACTGTGGCAGACAAAAAAACACAAGCAAAAAGATTAA
- a CDS encoding DivIVA domain-containing protein yields the protein MADKKTQAKRLTPMDIHNQEFKKRGLNGYDRREVDSFLDQVVDDYGDALDQTVDLKNNIISLKDQVANLQTQIDQYQQTKEEAEQAVVRAQEQAQKIIQNATQQAAINTDYEKQQQRTINNDYERLKKEIAGYRNHLQDLLQTAIDNLSDEKWQKALDKYFSTERFYPPDGSEPITLVDDDEDMEDDEELDELDNDDEDDVNFEEDIEEDQDLDDSDQPQPMTGDSPSHETVNPQTSNLSDNGSGPTIVFPDDYKDHN from the coding sequence GTGGCAGACAAAAAAACACAAGCAAAAAGATTAACGCCAATGGACATTCATAATCAAGAATTTAAAAAGCGTGGACTTAACGGTTATGATCGCCGAGAAGTCGACAGTTTTTTAGATCAGGTTGTTGATGATTATGGTGATGCTTTAGATCAAACGGTTGATTTAAAAAATAATATTATTAGCTTAAAGGATCAAGTTGCAAACTTGCAAACGCAGATTGACCAATATCAGCAGACTAAAGAGGAGGCTGAGCAGGCAGTTGTTCGTGCGCAAGAGCAAGCACAAAAAATTATTCAAAATGCTACGCAACAGGCAGCAATTAATACTGATTATGAAAAGCAGCAGCAAAGAACCATTAATAATGATTATGAACGGCTAAAGAAAGAGATAGCTGGTTATCGCAATCATCTTCAAGATTTGTTGCAAACAGCGATTGATAATTTAAGTGACGAAAAATGGCAAAAGGCGCTTGATAAATATTTTTCAACGGAGCGCTTTTACCCGCCAGATGGCTCAGAACCAATAACTTTGGTCGATGATGACGAAGATATGGAAGACGATGAAGAGCTAGATGAGCTTGACAATGATGATGAAGATGACGTAAACTTTGAGGAAGACATTGAAGAGGATCAGGATCTAGATGATTCGGACCAACCACAGCCAATGACTGGTGATAGTCCGAGTCATGAAACTGTTAATCCGCAAACGTCTAATTTATCAGATAATGGATCTGGACCAACAATTGTTTTTCCAGATGATTATAAAGATCATAATTAA